From a region of the Alnus glutinosa chromosome 1, dhAlnGlut1.1, whole genome shotgun sequence genome:
- the LOC133857530 gene encoding rust resistance kinase Lr10-like produces MYIIIYFVYPLASLSLSMARGMLLPAGLMALIVILVLVHQTCSAEGSHRCPPSSCGTIRNISYPFRLEGDPKHCSDPRYTLSCENDQTVLNLYAGKYYVWAINYNNYTIRVVDPGFLNSFIPRYSLDSANFSSYGGDPYQLNSYSRVVFVNCEKPLNSGRNVDISSCFKNGVYSSNSSLSHSKSYRYVLLDAEWDFLEDLCQVEQISLSPPRYVDDLRNDSCTDTHNKFSFGFELLWYQVYCGKRCQNGYCYLDREANNVTCWQKEAGLFLKPLVICTKVLVAVINKLVPRKIRDKYGVASYEYEGLTDQVFRKLLGSMLYFVVPYFALRIVLGVLGVIAFLIYKWHRRHLSIFDAVEEFLQSHNNLMSIRYSYSEIRKMTKSFKDKLGEGGYGTVFKGKLRSGCLVAIKMLSKSKSNGQDFINEVATIGRIHHVNVVQLIGFCVEGSKRALVYEFMPNGSLNKYIFLPEVSTLLSYHKMYDIALGVARGIEYLHQGCDMQILHFDIKPHNILLDENFTPKVSDFGLAKLYPINDSIVSLTAARGTLGYMAPELFYKNIGGVSYKADVYSFGMLLMEMAGRRRNINAFAEHSSKIYFPTWVYDQLNDGNDIEMEEATDEEKKIGKKMIIVALWCIQMKPSVRPSMNKVVKMLEREVEYLQMPSKPFLSSLESITTGGGENSNQSNESSQSSQIYMRVF; encoded by the exons ATGTACATTATTATTTACTTTGTCTATCCCCTggcctctctgtctctctccatGGCAAGGGGAATGCTCCTCCCTGCTGGACTCATGGCCCTAATTGTTATTCTTGTCCTGGTCCATCAAACTTGCAGTGCTGAGGGTAGTCACCGTTGTCCTCCTTCTTCCTGCGGTACTATCCGCAACATAAGCTATCCGTTTCGATTAGAAGGCGATCCAAAACACTGCAGCGACCCAAGGTATACCCTGTCATGCGAGAATGACCAGACAGTGTTAAACTTATATGCTGGAAAATACTACGTATGGGCAATCAATTACAACAACTACACAATCCGAGTTGTAGACCCAGGTTTTCTAAACTCCTTCATCCCTCGTTATTCTCTAGACAGTGCTAATTTCAGTAGTTATGGCGGGGATCCATATCAATTGAACTCATATTCGAGAGTGGTATTCGTGAATTGTGAAAAGCCATTGAATTCTGGGAGAAATGTGGACATTTCTAGTTGCTTTAAGAATGGAGTATATTCTTCCAACTCTTCTTTATCCCATTCCAAGAGTTACAGATATGTTTTACTTGACGCGGAATGGGATTTTTTGGAGGACTTGTGCCAAGTAGAGCAAATATCTCTCTCACCACCGCGATATGTTGATGACTTAAGAAATGATTCCTGTACAGACACCCACAAtaaattttcatttggttttgaGCTTTTATGGTACCAAGTTTATTGTGGAAAAAGATGCCAAAATGGCTATTGCTACCTGGATCGTGAGGCGAACAATGTTACTTGCTGGCAAAAAG AGGCGGGATTATTTCTTAAACCACTTGTGATATGTACCAAAG TTCTTGTAGCCGTTATCAACAAACTAGTGCCGAGGAAAATAA GAGACAAATATGGGGTTGCTTCATATGAATATGAAGGACTAACTG ATCAGGTTTTCAGAAAACTATTGGGGTCTATGTTGTACTTCGTCG TACCATACTTTGCACTAAGGATTGTACTTGGGGTTCTCGGTGTGATTGcgtttcttatatataaatggCATAGGAGGCATTTATCAATCTTTGATGCAGTTGAAGAATTTCTGCAAAGCCACAATAATCTCATGTCAATAAGGTATTCTTATTCTGAAATTAGAAAAATGACTAAAAGTTTCAAGGACAAACTAGGTGAAGGAGGCTATGGCACTGTATTTAAGGGAAAGCTTCGAAGTGGTTGTCTTGTGGCTATAAAGATGTTAAGTAAGTCCAAAAGTAACGGACAAGATTTTATCAATGAAGTTGCAACTATTGGAAGGATTCATCATGTTAATGTAGTACAACTCATTGGTTTTTGCGTTGAAGGATCAAAACGAGCTCTAGTATATGAGTTCATGCCTAATGGTTCCCTgaataaatacatatttttgcCAGAAGTAAGTACGCTCTTAAGCTATCACAAAATGTATGATATAGCTCTAGGAGTAGCTCGTGGCATTGAATATCTACATCAAGGATGTGACATGCAGATCTTACATTTTGATATCAAGCCTCACAACATTCTTCTTGATGAGAATTTTACTCCAAAGGTTTCTGACTTTGGCCTAGCAAAATTGTATCCAATAAATGATAGCATTGTTTCTTTAACTGCTGCAAGAGGGACATTAGGATATATGGCTCCTGAGTTGTTctacaaaaacattggaggcgTCTCATACAAAGCTGATGTTTATAGTTTTGGAATGTTACTAATGGAAATGGCTGGTAGAAGAAGAAACATAAATGCATTTGCAGAACACTCGAGCAAAATATACTTCCCTACTTGGGTCTATGACCAATTGAACGACGGAAACGACATAGAAATGGAAGAAGCCACagatgaggaaaagaaaataggaaagaagatGATCATTGTCGCGTTATGGTGTATACAAATGAAGCCTAGTGTTCGCCCTTCAATGAACAAAGTCGTAAAAATGCTCGAAAGAGAAGTTGAATACTTACAGATGCCTTCCAAGCCTTTCCTATCATCACTAGAAAGCATTACAACAGGTGGTGGAGAGAATTCAAAtcaatcaaatgaatcaagtCAATCCTCTCAAATTTATATGCGAgtcttttga